In the Kitasatospora terrestris genome, one interval contains:
- the rpsA gene encoding 30S ribosomal protein S1, giving the protein MTSPTDTSVSTTPQVAVNDIGDAEAFLAAIDETIKYFNDGDIVEGVIVKVDRDEVLLDIGYKTEGVIPSRELSIKHDVDPHEVVSVGDNIEALVLQKEDKEGRLILSKKRAQYERAWGTIEKIKEEDGIVTGTVIEVVKGGLILDIGLRGFLPASLVEMRRVRDLQPYVGKELEAKIIELDKNRNNVVLSRRAWLEQTQSEVRQTFLTTLQKGQVRSGVVSSIVNFGAFVDLGGVDGLVHVSELSWKHIDHPSEVVEVGQEVTVEVLDVDMDRERVSLSLKATQEDPWQQFARTHQIGQVVPGKVTKLVPFGAFVRVDEGIEGLVHISELAERHVEIPEQVVQVGDEIFVKVIDIDLERRRISLSLKQANESLGADPASVEFDPTLYGMAASYDDQGNYIYPEGFDPEANDWLPGYEKQREEWERQYAEAQARFEQHQAQVIKSREADAAAAAEAGEEAPVSGGGSYSSSSDEGSGALASDEALAALREKLAGGQS; this is encoded by the coding sequence TCGCCGCCATTGACGAGACCATCAAGTACTTCAACGATGGCGACATCGTTGAGGGCGTCATCGTGAAGGTCGACCGTGACGAGGTGCTCCTCGACATCGGTTACAAGACCGAGGGTGTCATCCCGTCTCGCGAGCTCTCGATCAAGCACGACGTCGACCCCCACGAGGTTGTCTCCGTTGGTGACAACATCGAGGCCCTGGTCCTCCAGAAGGAGGACAAGGAGGGTCGCCTGATCCTGTCCAAGAAGCGCGCTCAGTACGAGCGTGCCTGGGGCACGATCGAGAAGATCAAGGAAGAGGACGGCATCGTCACCGGTACCGTCATCGAGGTCGTCAAGGGTGGTCTCATCCTCGACATCGGCCTCCGCGGCTTCCTCCCGGCCTCGCTGGTCGAGATGCGCCGTGTCCGCGACCTCCAGCCGTACGTCGGCAAGGAGCTCGAGGCCAAGATCATCGAGCTGGACAAGAACCGCAACAACGTGGTCCTGTCCCGCCGTGCCTGGCTCGAGCAGACCCAGAGCGAGGTCCGCCAGACCTTCCTCACCACCCTCCAGAAGGGCCAGGTGCGCTCCGGCGTCGTCTCCTCGATCGTCAACTTCGGTGCCTTCGTGGACCTGGGTGGCGTCGACGGTCTGGTGCACGTCTCCGAGCTGTCCTGGAAGCACATCGACCACCCGTCCGAGGTCGTCGAGGTCGGCCAGGAGGTCACCGTCGAGGTTCTCGACGTGGACATGGACCGCGAGCGCGTCTCCCTGTCGCTGAAGGCGACCCAGGAGGACCCGTGGCAGCAGTTCGCCCGGACCCACCAGATCGGCCAGGTCGTCCCCGGCAAGGTCACCAAGCTGGTTCCGTTCGGTGCGTTCGTCCGCGTGGACGAGGGCATCGAGGGCCTGGTCCACATCTCCGAGCTGGCCGAGCGCCACGTCGAGATCCCGGAGCAGGTCGTCCAGGTCGGCGACGAGATCTTCGTCAAGGTCATCGACATCGACCTCGAGCGTCGTCGCATCAGCCTCTCGCTGAAGCAGGCCAACGAGTCCCTCGGTGCCGACCCGGCGTCGGTCGAGTTCGACCCGACCCTGTACGGCATGGCCGCCTCGTACGACGACCAGGGCAACTACATCTACCCGGAGGGCTTCGACCCCGAGGCGAACGACTGGCTGCCCGGCTACGAGAAGCAGCGTGAGGAGTGGGAGCGCCAGTACGCCGAGGCGCAGGCCCGCTTCGAGCAGCACCAGGCCCAGGTCATCAAGAGCCGTGAGGCCGACGCCGCCGCTGCCGCCGAGGCCGGCGAGGAGGCCCCGGTCTCCGGTGGCGGTTCGTACTCCTCCTCGAGCGACGAGGGCTCCGGCGCTCTCGCTTCGGACGAGGCGCTCGCCGCCCTGCGCGAGAAGCTGGCCGGCGGCCAGAGCTGA
- a CDS encoding MMPL family transporter, translating to MSERLQYMRNARTTAEHQVSGRLAALGRACFRHRRWVLAFWALVLAAGVLIGGRVFEGSVAATGSGGSESARGTSVVETADPALGSLTAVVDGAPASDPAVQRAVQAATADIAALPGVSSVVDTYSAGGQLTAGDGNASLVSVKMADASTTAQLAAVTDRLEHIDAGGAHVTVGGDLVLQDEVKKQTEADTRFGEIVTLPLTLIVMVLVFGGLAAAGLPGIGAIASVGGALLAMFGFSRIMDMDTSVLPIATVLGLGLSIDYALLIVNRFREERGHGATIAQAVERTAATAGRTVAFSGLTVAVALSGLFVFTSPVFRAVAAAGVSVVVIAVAAALTLVPALLGFVGKRIKAPTSPVPDEGFFSRTVRRVQKRAVPVMLACIALLLAAGAPFLGSNFKNSGADVLPKSFSSRQVAETVEQRFPGQVPAPVTVVVEGDAAAAQNYADTVVSKLPGVSGVRAVTPVGADTGVSTVEVLVQGDPQGDQAKTVVKELRADRGGLKTYVTGDAASLVDFQHEITTRGPWALGLVAAGTLVLLFMMTGSVVMPIKALLMNVLSLGASLGALTLVFQHGYFSGLLGFTPTGGLETYIPVLVFAFAFGLSMDYEVFLLSRIKELHDQGYDCHRAVQLGLQRSGRIITSAGLLMVIVFAGFAAGQMLMVKQMGIALAVAVAVDATLVRCLLVPATMSLFGKLNWWAPAPLRRLHRIIGLSEHVTLPPLTPATLPAPRVAEEERELAGVGAH from the coding sequence TTGTCCGAAAGGCTCCAGTACATGCGCAACGCCCGCACTACCGCTGAGCACCAGGTCAGCGGCCGGCTCGCCGCCCTCGGTCGAGCGTGCTTCCGCCACCGTCGTTGGGTCCTCGCCTTTTGGGCGCTCGTCCTGGCCGCCGGCGTCCTGATCGGGGGCCGGGTCTTCGAGGGCTCGGTGGCCGCCACCGGCTCCGGCGGCTCCGAATCGGCCCGCGGCACCTCGGTCGTGGAGACCGCCGACCCGGCCCTGGGCAGCCTCACCGCCGTCGTGGACGGGGCACCCGCGAGCGACCCGGCCGTCCAGCGGGCCGTGCAGGCCGCCACCGCCGACATCGCCGCCCTGCCGGGCGTCTCCTCGGTCGTCGACACCTACTCCGCCGGCGGGCAGCTGACCGCGGGCGACGGCAACGCCTCGCTGGTCTCGGTGAAGATGGCGGACGCCTCCACCACCGCCCAGCTCGCCGCGGTCACCGACCGCCTGGAGCACATCGACGCCGGTGGCGCGCACGTCACGGTCGGCGGCGACCTGGTGCTGCAGGACGAGGTCAAGAAGCAGACCGAGGCCGACACCCGTTTCGGCGAGATCGTCACCCTGCCGTTGACGCTGATCGTCATGGTGCTGGTCTTCGGCGGCCTCGCCGCGGCCGGACTGCCCGGCATCGGCGCGATCGCCTCGGTGGGCGGCGCCCTGCTCGCCATGTTCGGCTTCAGCCGGATCATGGACATGGACACCAGCGTCCTGCCGATCGCCACCGTGCTGGGCCTCGGCTTGTCGATCGACTACGCGCTGCTGATCGTCAACCGCTTCCGCGAGGAGCGCGGCCACGGCGCCACCATCGCCCAGGCCGTCGAGCGGACCGCCGCCACCGCCGGCCGGACGGTCGCCTTCTCCGGCCTGACCGTGGCCGTCGCACTGAGCGGTCTGTTCGTCTTCACCAGCCCGGTGTTCCGGGCGGTCGCCGCGGCGGGCGTGAGCGTGGTGGTGATCGCCGTCGCGGCGGCGCTCACCCTGGTCCCCGCGCTGCTGGGCTTCGTCGGCAAGCGGATCAAGGCGCCGACCTCGCCGGTGCCCGACGAGGGCTTCTTCTCGCGGACCGTCCGGCGGGTGCAGAAGCGCGCCGTCCCCGTGATGCTGGCCTGCATCGCGCTGCTGCTGGCCGCCGGCGCGCCGTTCCTCGGCTCGAACTTCAAGAACTCCGGCGCCGACGTGCTGCCGAAGAGCTTCTCCTCGCGCCAGGTCGCCGAGACCGTCGAGCAGCGCTTCCCCGGCCAGGTGCCGGCCCCGGTCACCGTGGTGGTCGAGGGCGACGCGGCCGCCGCGCAGAACTACGCGGACACCGTGGTCAGCAAGCTGCCCGGCGTCAGCGGGGTGCGGGCCGTGACGCCGGTCGGCGCCGACACCGGAGTCTCCACCGTCGAGGTCCTGGTGCAGGGCGACCCGCAGGGCGACCAGGCGAAGACCGTGGTCAAGGAGCTCCGCGCCGACCGCGGCGGCCTGAAGACCTACGTCACCGGGGACGCCGCCTCGCTGGTCGACTTCCAGCACGAGATCACCACCCGCGGGCCGTGGGCGCTCGGCCTGGTCGCGGCCGGGACGCTGGTGCTGCTGTTCATGATGACCGGCTCGGTGGTGATGCCGATCAAGGCGCTGCTGATGAACGTGCTCTCGCTGGGCGCGTCGCTCGGCGCGCTGACCCTGGTCTTCCAGCACGGCTACTTCAGCGGCCTGCTCGGCTTCACGCCGACCGGCGGGCTGGAGACGTACATCCCGGTACTGGTGTTCGCCTTCGCCTTCGGGCTGTCGATGGACTACGAGGTCTTCCTGCTCTCGCGGATCAAGGAACTCCACGACCAGGGGTACGACTGCCACCGGGCGGTGCAGCTCGGCCTGCAGCGCAGCGGCCGGATCATCACCTCGGCCGGACTGCTGATGGTGATCGTCTTCGCCGGGTTCGCGGCCGGGCAGATGCTCATGGTCAAGCAGATGGGCATCGCGCTGGCGGTGGCCGTCGCGGTCGACGCCACCCTGGTCCGCTGCCTGCTGGTGCCGGCCACCATGTCGCTGTTCGGCAAGCTCAACTGGTGGGCGCCGGCGCCGCTGCGCCGCCTGCACCGGATCATCGGCCTGAGCGAGCACGTCACGCTGCCGCCGCTGACCCCGGCGACCCTGCCGGCGCCGCGGGTGGCGGAGGAGGAGCGCGAGCTGGCGGGGGTCGGGGCGCACTGA
- a CDS encoding transglutaminase domain-containing protein, which yields MTCAVLTPWWRARTDLGPAGAAEAGAVEVGGGTAPTPILDREHPGVRALVRAVGDEGPPVERLRRAHRLIVARVRPVYSVEDLRPVSEVLRRGCGSCSQRLAALEAVARAGGVPTRVRGLVVDGTFWYPRFPRLRRIVPDRVVLAWPEFRIDGGWVSVGELFGAAAGRGAEGGSAEGGFAGDGSAEGGFAGGGFANRGSETLFEALARTPIDWDGPAVCPADGAGCDLSAYVLADLGRFDSRDELFARHGQTLCGPARLVAEPVLGRWAAGAAA from the coding sequence ATGACGTGTGCGGTGCTGACGCCGTGGTGGCGCGCGAGGACGGACCTCGGCCCGGCGGGGGCGGCCGAGGCGGGAGCGGTCGAGGTGGGGGGCGGGACCGCGCCGACGCCGATCCTGGACCGCGAGCACCCCGGGGTGCGGGCGCTGGTCCGGGCGGTGGGGGACGAGGGCCCGCCGGTGGAGCGGCTGCGGCGGGCGCACCGGCTGATCGTGGCCCGGGTGCGGCCGGTGTACTCCGTGGAGGACCTCCGCCCGGTCTCCGAGGTGCTGCGGCGCGGATGCGGCTCGTGCAGCCAGCGGCTGGCGGCCCTGGAGGCCGTGGCCCGGGCCGGCGGCGTGCCCACCCGGGTCCGCGGACTGGTGGTGGACGGGACGTTCTGGTACCCGCGCTTCCCGCGGCTGCGGCGGATCGTCCCGGACCGGGTGGTGCTCGCCTGGCCGGAGTTCCGGATCGACGGCGGCTGGGTCTCCGTCGGCGAGCTCTTCGGCGCGGCCGCGGGTCGCGGCGCGGAGGGCGGCTCGGCGGAGGGCGGCTTCGCGGGTGACGGCTCGGCGGAGGGCGGCTTCGCGGGTGGCGGGTTCGCCAACCGCGGGTCGGAGACGCTGTTCGAGGCGCTGGCCAGGACCCCGATCGACTGGGACGGTCCGGCGGTGTGCCCGGCGGACGGGGCGGGCTGCGACCTGTCGGCGTACGTGCTGGCGGACCTCGGCCGATTCGACTCGCGCGACGAGCTGTTCGCGCGGCACGGCCAGACGCTCTGCGGGCCCGCCCGGCTGGTGGCGGAGCCGGTCCTCGGGCGGTGGGCGGCCGGCGCCGCCGCCTGA